The Xenopus tropicalis strain Nigerian chromosome 1, UCB_Xtro_10.0, whole genome shotgun sequence DNA segment TTTTCCCCGTCGCCAATCCCACTTCCTGACACCAGAACTGTAAGGGTTAAATCCTGTAATCTCTGTTCGTAACACCTGTAGCACAAACTGTTAGGGTAAATCTCTGTAACTCTGTCTGTGCACCTGTAGCACTGTCCCTATAAGCAGCCACGGACCGGTCCGATTTAATCTCTGTGTGATGGCAAGATATCTGATATGTCTCTTCAGGCGAGCTGATCAGGgtacttgtacaaacgatacaaccaatatgtgtattgcaaacaagtacaaatttattttgttttgatattacttatatagtagatagaaaaacacatcccattatgcttacgtatcatgggtgggtacatatgccttgcaattattagtagaaatacagaaattatttaagtagctactgaagctttattatgatctcttagccttgaatattagctgagatattcaaggccggagcaacttggacagacaagataatgaggataatcataacaactgaagtaatacatacacaggccttcatgatatcaaaacaaaattgtgtaaattcaacatttagcaatttaaaccctatcaaGGCCTTTTCTTAATTAAACATAACTATATACAGGCTCTTAAACATGAGTGTTTGCGCATGCACTCCAAAGCGCTGGCTCTTTTCTTGGTTTCCTACGGCATTCGGCAGTTCCGTGCAGTGCGCATGGTAGTGATGTGCATGTTGACAAAAAGTCCACCCTCCCTAAACTGGCAGTCCACCTTTTTATGGACCAgacccatctctgatgtcacacaGGGGGCGGTGGCAGGGCAGGTGTatgcctataaatagaggctgccaGAGGCAAAAGTGGAGCACAGCAAGATAGTGGAAGAGGAGGGCAAAAGGAAGAGCTTGGCGTGTCAGGCCGACCCGTACATCTAGTATAGCCATGCTAGAAAAGAATGGGCTTTTTTAAGTTGCACGCTCGCTTGTGGTGGAACACACAGGAAAGTCACCTCAGGGTAAGGAATCCAAAAAGAACCCTAAATATGTAGTCAGTGTTGCACCTAAAAAAGCACTTACAGCTGGGGTTttgtgggtttttatttttttcctaattttgagGTCAGACACATAGGGgagatttattaaaggaacagtaataccaaaaaaggaaagtgtataaaagtaattacaatataatgtactgttgccctgcatgctacacctggtgtgtttgcctcagaaaccctactatagtttatataagtaagctgctgtgtagccatgggggcagccattcaaaggagaaaaggcgctggttacttagcagataacagataaacccccattatataaggcttatctactagttatctgctatgtaacctgtgccttttttccagcttgaatggctgcccccgtggctacacagtagcttagtTATATAGTaccttttctgtagcaaaaacacccgttttttgcagagcaacagcacattatattttaattacttttatacactttcattttttggtgttactgttcctttaaagtgttttaaagtaactaaaatataatgtgctgctgccctgcactggtaaaagttgtgtgtttacttcagaaagtctactataatttatataaataagctgccatgtagccatggaggcagccattcaaaggagaaaaggcacaggcacatagcagataacagataaagcactattgtattctacagaacttatctgttatctgctatgtaacctgtgccttttctccttttttccagcttgaatggctgcccccatggctacacagcagcttattatataaattatagtagtgttactgtagcaaatacaccagttttaccagtgcagggcaacagtgcattatatttttattactttaaagctctttcattttttggtgttactgttcctttaattttttgatgttactgttcctttaagacacgaacgctcagagTGTACATTCGAACgttccgagcatattttcgccttttttttcgtatgcttgtgcgactttttcgtatgattgcgtgaaaaattcggaaaggttctgccgctgtttaaaATTGTTccatacaaaaattttgtgactttcggatcgccaatacgatattatcgtgactaatacgattttttcgtcaGGGCTGGAAACTTTCAGGCCAATGATCACAGACGCTTGttgcaagtatgggatcccttttccagaaacctgttatccaaaataaaCTTCAAATTATAGGAAAGCCCCatataatttttgaaaataatttcctccatttctgtaataataaacagaaccttgtactttatcctaagcTTGATCAAACCATATTAGcagaaaaacaattctatttatttaatgttaaaatgtttttttagcaaatttaagttatgtgatccaaattatgtaaagatcccttataccAAAAACCCAAGGTTCCAAGTATTTCAtataatagatcctatccctATATGTTAATAGCAGGCATTACTCCACCAGTGGAGAATAACTTACATGTGCCATTAACCTAGATTTTTGTTCAATCTTACCCTGTTTATTTTTCCCGCTGTATCTTTTTCTATCCAGACCaacagttttttttcccatgcTTGAATAATGCCTCTCTTGTGGGTTTAGGCTTTGAGGACTAATGTGCATTACGCTTTGTTGTGGTAAATTTTACATTTCTAACCCCTTACGTGGCTGATTCCTGATTGTGATAAATGAGCATACCCACTATGCTGGTTTAGTCTGCAGAATCACTTCTTTTGCTTTTCCTTTGTCTGGCACAAACTGCTGAAGCAGGAATTATCCATTCTGCTCGCTCCCAAGCTGCAAATCCCTTGACTGCATGCTGTTAATTGTATTTTAGGAAATTTTAACTGATGTACAAAAATGCAAATTCTGGTGGTAACCATTTTGGATGTTACTTTTGCCACATGTACTATTGATCAGTTGTGCTTGCTTGctttttatttaaggttttatGTTTGCAGTTTCTGtttattgtttttggttttactatataacctaaaaagaaaataaaaggaatGGTGTACATTACATAGTCATAGTATACTGTATAGGTATGACAAGCAAATGTATCGACACAACAAATGCCATAGGCATAGAAAGTTTAGGGTCGTTTATAGAATAGAGATTTTGTGGTTGTTCAGGACATATCAGTACCATAAGTACTTCACTCTCAGCTGCCTATAAGGAatacagtgacatctagaaagtgctgaaagGAAAGTGATACTAATCGCCTGTCCCGCCTCTGGTcttcaccttaaaggaacagtaacaccaaaaaatgaaagtgttttaaagtattggAAAtgtaacgtactgtggccctgcaatggtaaaactggggtatttgcttcaggaacactactatagtttatataaataagctgctgtgtagccatgggggcagcaattcaagctggaaaaaaggagaaaaggcacaggttacatatcagattacagataagacaccattgaattctacagggtttatctgttagctgctatataacctgtgccttttcttcttttgaatggctgcccccatggctacacaccagggtttatataaactctagtaatgtttctgaagcaaacacaaaacttttaccagtgcagggcagcagtacattatagtttaatttctttaaaatatatacattttttggtgttactgttcctttaaaaatcctGACATAATCACTTTAGGCCAAGGTAGCGATGATTAAAGGAAAAGGGAGGGCTAATTCACAGGAGAGGGGGGCGTGTGCCAAAATTTTGTACCAccctattaattacattttttttttctcccctggATGGTGctccttttctgaaaaaaaacactCAGTCTGGGTACTTTCTAAAGAAGCACCACGGGCAGCACCTTTCTTCTACTTCACAGGGATCCCttctataggcttgggtttggaCTTGTCTACGTTTGTATGTTTCAGCTCTTAATTACATGATTGGTACAACTGGACATTGATATACAACTGTAGGCAGCACATCCGTATCCATATAGCAGCCTCATTAGTGAAGGTGCTAGCCATCAGGGGCATAATTGCATGTATTGAACGTTGtattatatgatttatgaggGGTATGTAGGGTACTGACTTAAAGTTTCAGGGCTCATGTGCTATCAATGGGCTAAGCACTTTAAATACATGTCAGCAACATGAGGCTAAcattcttttaaattattttttactttcagTGAAGCAGGCTAAAGCTTTGGAGAATGCAGCAAGACATTGCAGTACATCAGTATTAGTATGGAGGACTCTTAAAATTGTGGGGTAGCAATATAATACTGAGCCACAGTTGCACCATTATCCTTGTTTCTGCCAGGCACCTTTGTTTTTAAATGCTGAGTCTTTAATAAATCATGAGAGTGATGATACTGTAAATGTAGGTTCCCAGCAGGGACAATTCTTTCTCTGGTCTAACAGGAGCAGCAAAACTGTACCAGGAACATGCCTTGCTTACATATTGCATTGAGGAATTTggcaaataacattttatttgctgCTTTTAGTGTTAGAGTAACTATTAATTGGTAGAGCACATGTAGACCTCTTCTTAGCCACATGTAGCTAGCATGACCGATAGCAGTACTGATTTAGCAGTACCCAATGGCAAATACTACttacaaagtatatttttatgaaaatggtttatttagacaagcatatgagcttgtttatgcaatatattttttatagaaggaaagggaaatactgctttcagtattaattacatgtacaaatatatttctatttatgtaTACTGGTAAGTTGATTAAAATTACATTGTTTAATTGTTTGATTGTGCCTTATGATGTGAATTCAGACTTCAAGCATGTGTATATTCTAGTAGTGCCTTTTTATAtaactaattttacattttttatattcgTTGAATCTGAATTtccctctttatttttttttgtttgtttgtgtgcagcaTTAAATTTCTTTTAAAAGCTATAGCTATACCCCAGATATAGAAAAACCTTCCTAATCCCATTAGTAATTTACAGTGCTGTTATGAGCCAATTATTCAGTACACTTCATAAACGTTTCTGTGTATGTAAGACCttactgttatattttttatttttattattagtttgGTATGTTGAATGAGCCTACAGGAAAAAACACCCTCCTGTTGCAACATTTAAATTGGATTTTGAAAAGAGCTGGGATCTACTGTAATCTGAATTTATGCAAATGAATTGTAAAACTTTgctgatggtttttttttttctcttaaatagAAACAAAGGAAGACCTCGAGAAACTAAATCAAGAGATCAAGAACATTGCCAATAATGTCAGAACCAAATTAAAGTGTAAGGTCAAGCACTATCTTTTGGaatgcaaaaaatgttgttgttttttttaataatactatACATTTTGCTAAAAAGTTTTAAGAAGCTTTTTACTTATATATTACTTAtatgtgtgcattacacacaacTAATATAACCtgttaaatgaattaaaaaaaaaaataatcaaattgtCCAGAGTTCACATAGATTATCTTGTGCTTTTCTTGGTAAATCTGACACCAGGCAATGCGATCTATGGCCACAAGCCTGTATTATCACTTTATAACACTCTggagtttaaagggaaaatgtatccTCCTTTTTGACATGAGTTCATTCAGTAGtctttatgtagaaaaggtgcataaacactttttgaactttcaaaaataaaaaagatagttctttatttttgttgttattttgggttttttttttttagcacagacATTTTATGATTTCACAGATTGAAAAGAAACCATGTTACTCATGCTCAGGTGACACCTCCCTCAACTTCCACTGTTCCACTGTTAATTGGTAGATATAGGGACGCAAATGGTTGTTTGTGcatgtctttcctttttttgcaaatcacagtgaaatgtgaattgtaaacaataatttgcaaatgagaatgcgatttgcatgagcatgccctctgtgcgAGTTTATTATGCACGAATATAGCTCAGATTTTCTCTTTGCCAATTTAAATTCACAATTTTGGAATTCAGTTTAGTGACTATTTTTTTCCGCCACTAATGCTGTGGCGTAAATCGGACGgagaaatatttgcaatttgtgaatgtgacatttaaaaagctttaaggacATTCACACTGTGAATACAAatttcacaattatgtttgcccattaaatgcaccaatcttgtccagctttataaatatcaaTGCTGTCAGCGCAAATATTTTCAttgtgcaaattttataaatgacttcCACTCTGCTTTATCAAGAATCTGTGCATCACCCATTACAAAAGGCAAGAGGGGCTTCAAGTCTTAGAACCCATCACTTAACAATGGAACAACATGAGGGATAGGTTAGATCACTTTGTGAGcctaaggggaggggggggtggtCCCTGCAACACAGACAGACTATCATTGTTATCTTCCATTTGTAGAATCAGGTATGTTCTTTTTTTACAAGTGAACAAGCTTTCGTCAAATGAGAGGAATTTTCCTTTAAGCTGTTTTGCCGATTGCTGTTCCTGCCCAACAGTGGTTAGCTTTCAGCATAATCTGTGCAGCAGGGGTCTGATTTCCCTAATTTAAACAAGCATTTCTGTTTAACAAtataaaatgatacatttttttttttataattgaaaattaaaggcaaaattataGGCTAcggccacatggggctgattctcagcctctACACCCTGAACAACCTTTTttgtctgcacctggagccactgcatcTAATTTGGGCAACAAAATGCATATGTGCAGTTTATAGATTGGCCCTTAACTTTTCTATAAATATACTCTTAGAAAAAatgaggtgtatttatcaaaggtaGCACAGAAAATTCTCCATGATTCTAATTAACACCTATGTATGTTGCTCTTTGGGGAATGTtaccttttctttctctctctctctttaaatATATTTCCATAATTTCCATAAATTTAGAGTAAAAGTTCAGATTTTATTTATCTTAAGACGTagtttaaaacattattttgtgaaTATCTTCATTTTTAGCTATTGCACATACAATTAATCAGGATGAGAGTGCCAAAAGAACATCTGTGAATTTACGAATACGAAAAACTCAGGTAACTATATTTAACCTGTTCTCTCAAAATGGCAGTTATTTATTTCTGGTATGCTTTAAAGAGACAAAGTACAGGTACAGCATATTTTTTATTGGTGCACATGATCAGTATACACTTACATCCAGAGAggcaaagtaataaaaattaattaataattaataaaagttaatttaaatttctaagttaaatttaaaaaatgttggcaATGGTGTTGATGCTAGGCAtaaaatttttatttatacaaatccTAATGATAGATTTGATAACTTCTAGAGAAATATGAAATCATTAATGACAtgattaaaaaatgtaacatattCCTTATAAAATCAAAGGTCAATACCAGTCTGTTCATTTTGACCACTGCTGTTATCAATCACAGCAGTAATTAATGCCCCCTCCAACTCTTACCACTTCCTATAGGGATGTTGAAATGCTGTGCCTGAAGTACAACTAGCAGTATAAAAACTTCCTTTTGCATTGTTGCAGTTCATTTGCCCTGGGCATGGGTATTGCTGTAATTGCACCCATGCAGACAGGCATTTGGTTGTTATTGCATTATAACTGTAAGTGAAACTATAAAGCACCCCTAGCAGTGACAGAcatacccgtatatactcgagtataagccgatccgaaataagccgaggtacctcattttacctaagaaaactggaaaaacttattgactcgagtataagccaagggtgagaaatgcagcagctactgctaagttttaataatcaaaataaataccaataaaattacattaattgaggcatcagtggggtatatgttattcaatatttatttcaaagaaaaacagtaaactaactttgtaagcggagaagagggtcaacaaaaacaatgagtactaccccacgctccttgcacattggcaaactggcagcagacccagtcccagagggatgtaaggggaaataagctagtgggagcctaggccagggcactggagagtctggttgcaggtggcctaatttgcacacaaagcagagagggtgctagtctagagggacccatggcacccaactggagtataagccgagggagccttttttcagcacattttgggtgctgaaaaactaggcttatactagagtatatacagtaacctcTTAGAAatgctgtctatgaagattttcattcatccaggtcatggtatatctagtataaataaatttgaagcaactggacttgtttagtaaatgCTCCTGTTTTTGCTTGATGACAGCTGTTTGAAAGGCCCAGTGTAACAGCCAAAAGGAAAGAGTAAAGGAGTAGATGAGTGAAGTAGGTATATCAGAGGCCACAAATAGCACTACAGATTTGATAATCTAAAATAATGCAAAGTTATTGGAATAATATTTGCAGAACACATTGCCGGCCTaatcatttttattctatattttgtttTCCCTACAGCATACAGTATTGTCCAGAAAATTTGGAGAAGTAATGACCGAGTACAATGAAACCCAAATCCAATTTAGAGAACGCAGTAAAGGCCGAATACAGCGGCAGCTAGAAATAAGTATGTCTAGCAAGCATTTCTATTCTTTTACTATGGAGCAATATTTATAGCTTTAGAGTAGTTAATACTATCACTTTGTTCTTTTATCACTAGTATGATCTTAACAGCAAAATTCTAAGGCTACttccaactggtcttcattattttgataatggtttttaagttatttacctttttatgTTCAGCAGCATTCAGGGAATTTAAACTTAACTTAATGTGGCAAAGTTCCTTATGTTTAGTGTAATGAAATCTTTTGCTGCAGTCAACTAAGCCATCATTTAACTTATATATAACTTATATTTCTTCTATATATGTCTTATTTGCATTGTCATATTTTATTACTATACTTGCCAAACCATTTTGGTTTTAAGCCAGCTTTGATGTTTCTAGCTGGAAAAACAACCACAGATGATGAACTGGAAGAAATGCTGGAGAGTGGGAACCCTTCTATTTTTACATCAGATGTAAGTAGTTCTGCATCATTACCTGTATATTGATTCAACAGTAAATGGAAATACTTGCTCTACtatgtatttttgtgtttttatttagatCATTTCAGATTCTCAAATCACCAAGCAAGCACTAAATGAAATAGAGTCCCGTCACAGAGACATCATAAAGCTTGAGTCCAGCATACGGGAGCTACATCAAATGTTTGTTGATATAGCAACATTGGTGGAGTCCCAGGTAAATATGTTGTAGCAGGCTAATTGAGATGCATCCTCCATTTTTTACTCCTGAAGCTTCCATTTTCTGCAAACTTTTTTAATGTtcaattattaaaaagaaatgtgAAGTCAACTGTtaatggccatacacgggccacttgtagctgccaatatcggtcccttggaccgattcgccagcttatcgggccgtgtaggggcagcaacaactggcctgcccgaccgatagctggcctgaaattggccaggtattgatcgggcaggttaaaagatttagtcggatcggggaccgcattggcttgtttggccccagggccaaatgaccgaattagcctaaattccccccgATGtcgtccacccataggtggggatatcgggagaagatccacttgcttggcgacctcgccaggcgagcggatcgttatgtgtatggccactttaagagtTGGAGCAAGTTGAGCACTGCTGTCTGTATTTACCCTTCATTGCTGGATAGATTGTTTCAATTGCTAAGCAGGTGGTTGAACTGTATCTCTATATGTAAAAGTCTGAGGGCCCATATATGCGG contains these protein-coding regions:
- the stx2 gene encoding syntaxin-2, with the translated sequence MKDRLTELSAVKGNDEDGDTVVVVQKEQFMDDFFLQVEEIRNCIAKIADNVEEMKKNHSKILSAPNPEDKTKEDLEKLNQEIKNIANNVRTKLKSIAHTINQDESAKRTSVNLRIRKTQHTVLSRKFGEVMTEYNETQIQFRERSKGRIQRQLEITGKTTTDDELEEMLESGNPSIFTSDIISDSQITKQALNEIESRHRDIIKLESSIRELHQMFVDIATLVESQGEMINSIEKNVENAAEYIEHAKEETKKAVKYQSRSRRKKWIAAFLVLVLIGLIALIVGLSVGLK
- the stx2 gene encoding syntaxin-2 isoform X2 gives rise to the protein MKDRLTELSAVKGNDEDGDTVVVVQKEQFMDDFFLQVEEIRNCIAKIADNVEEMKKNHSKILSAPNPEDKTKEDLEKLNQEIKNIANNVRTKLKSIAHTINQDESAKRTSVNLRIRKTQHTVLSRKFGEVMTEYNETQIQFRERSKGRIQRQLEITGKTTTDDELEEMLESGNPSIFTSDIISDSQITKQALNEIESRHRDIIKLESSIRELHQMFVDIATLVESQGEMINSIEKNVENAAEYIEHAKEETKKAVKYQSRSRRKLIFIVICVVILLLIIAIILATTLT